The genomic segment GTACCTATAGTACTTAAAAGTGCGTACTTTTCTTTTTAATCCCTGTGACTCATACTAACATTTGCAGATGAATTGTACGAGGTATTCATTGTGGTCTTTGTAAATTCAATCATACAACAAAGGAAAAGAAAGGATGAAAAAAGTGACTTTAGATAAAAAGAGAAGTATGTTTGCACTTCTTGCATTAGCTGTCAGTGCATTTGCAATCGGAACAACAGAATTTATTAGTGTTGGGCTTTTGCCTCTGATTTCCCAAGACTTAGATATATCGGTGACGACTGCAGGACTAACTGTTTCCCTGTACGCGTTAGGTGTAATGATAGGTGCTCCAATTTTAACATCGCTCACTTCAAGAATGCCACGGAAAACATTGTTATTATGGATTATGATAGTCTTTATCATAGGAAACGGGATTGCGGCGGGTGCAACAAGTGTTACGGTTTTGCTTATGGCCCGTGTCATTTCAGCGTTTGCACATGGTGTGTTTATGTCAATTGGGTCGACAATCGCTGCTGATTTAGTTCCAGAGAATCGCAGAGCAAGTGCGATTTCAATCATGTTTACAGGACTTACGGTTGCTACTATTACAGGAGTTCCATTTGGGACATTTATTGGACAACAGTTTGGTTGGCGCTTTGCCTTTGTGGCAATCGTAGTGATAGGGATTATAGGGTTTATTGCGAATAGTATTCTTGTTCCATCCGATTTACGTCAAAGTACTCCGACAACGATTCGAGATCAAGTTAAACTCATAACAAATAGTCGGATATTGCTAGTATTGACCATTACAGCACTGGGATACGGAGGAACATTTGTTGTATTCACGTACTTATCTCCGTTGCTTCAGACGATAACAGGATTTAAACAAGGAACCATCGTGATCATCTTACTTGTTTACGGAATTGCGATTGCAATTGGTAATATGATTGGTGGGAAGCTGTCAAATAAAAACCCGATTGGCTCGCTGTTCTATATGTTTATTGCGCAAGCGATTGTGCTTTTCATATTAACATTTACGGCACCATTTAAGGTCGTGGGTTTAGTAACAATTCTTTTCATGGGATTGTTTGCATTCATGAACGTTTCAGGACTTCAAGTGTATGTCGTCATGTTAGCTGAACGTTTTGTCCCAAGTGCAGTAGATGTTGCTTCCGCTATGAACATAGCTGCATTTAATGCGGGGATCGCGATGGGGGCCTACGTAGGTGGAGTGGTTACTGATTCGATTGGGCTCATTCATACGGCTTGGATCGGGGGGGCAATGGTACTGATTGCAGCCATACTAACAGGCGTCAGTCGGGCGCTAGAAAGAAAAGATCAGCAAAGGATTAATCTATCCTAAAGGGGGTGATTGGAACCGTATAATCCGCAAGACAACATTAATTAAAAAATAGGAGGACATAAATAATGAAAAACTTACAATCGACAACAATGTTGCATAACGGTGTGAAAATGCCTTGGCTTGGCCTTGGTGTATTTAAAGTGGAAGAGGGTCAAGAATTAATAAATGCGGTGAAAACTGCGATTACACATGGCTATCGCAGTGTCGATACTGCGGCGATTTACGGCAATGAAATTGGCGTAGGACAAGGTATTCGTGAGGCAGTTAAAGAAACAGGTATTGCGCGAGAAGATTTATTTATCACATCAAAAGTTTGGAATTCAGAGTTGGGCTACGCATCAACAATTGCAGCTTATGAAGAGAGCTTAACGAAACTAGGTTTAGACTATTTAGATCTATACCTTATTCATTGGCCAGTGGCAGGAAAATATAAAGAGGCATGGAGAGCGCTAGAAACACTTTATAAAGAAGGACGGGTTAAAGCAATTGGCGTAAGTAATTTCCAAATTCATCATCTTGAGGATTTGATGAAGGATGCAGAAATTAAACCAATGGTGAACCAAGTGGAGTACCATCCACGTTTGACGCAGAAAGAATTGAGTGATTTTTGCCGAAAACAGGATATTCAATTGGAAGCATGGTCTCCACTCATGGCAGGACAATTACTCGACAACACAGATCTTCAGGAAATCGCCGATAAATATGGTAAATCAATTGCCCAAGTTATTTTACGCTGGGATCTACAAAATGGCGTTATTACAATTCCGAAATCCACGAAAGAACATCGTATTGCTGAAAATTCAACAGTTTTTGATTTTGAATTAACAGCGGATGATATGAAACGGATTGATAGTTTGAATCAGAATCACCGAGTGGGTCCAGATCCGGATAACTTTGATTTTTAAATAAACTAAACCC from the Sporosarcina psychrophila genome contains:
- a CDS encoding aldo/keto reductase; the encoded protein is MKNLQSTTMLHNGVKMPWLGLGVFKVEEGQELINAVKTAITHGYRSVDTAAIYGNEIGVGQGIREAVKETGIAREDLFITSKVWNSELGYASTIAAYEESLTKLGLDYLDLYLIHWPVAGKYKEAWRALETLYKEGRVKAIGVSNFQIHHLEDLMKDAEIKPMVNQVEYHPRLTQKELSDFCRKQDIQLEAWSPLMAGQLLDNTDLQEIADKYGKSIAQVILRWDLQNGVITIPKSTKEHRIAENSTVFDFELTADDMKRIDSLNQNHRVGPDPDNFDF
- a CDS encoding MFS transporter codes for the protein MFALLALAVSAFAIGTTEFISVGLLPLISQDLDISVTTAGLTVSLYALGVMIGAPILTSLTSRMPRKTLLLWIMIVFIIGNGIAAGATSVTVLLMARVISAFAHGVFMSIGSTIAADLVPENRRASAISIMFTGLTVATITGVPFGTFIGQQFGWRFAFVAIVVIGIIGFIANSILVPSDLRQSTPTTIRDQVKLITNSRILLVLTITALGYGGTFVVFTYLSPLLQTITGFKQGTIVIILLVYGIAIAIGNMIGGKLSNKNPIGSLFYMFIAQAIVLFILTFTAPFKVVGLVTILFMGLFAFMNVSGLQVYVVMLAERFVPSAVDVASAMNIAAFNAGIAMGAYVGGVVTDSIGLIHTAWIGGAMVLIAAILTGVSRALERKDQQRINLS